A single region of the Phycisphaerae bacterium RAS1 genome encodes:
- a CDS encoding 3 beta-hydroxysteroid dehydrogenase/Delta 5-->4-isomerase, which translates to MTAVSTPATDPSPRIGGVWPDVPPQRYMITGGAGFLGVNLVRYLLQRGHHVTSLDIAPFDYTDCAGRITEVRGDIRDRKAVDRATEGADIVIHCAAALPLYKKQDIYTTDLDGTRNVMQSALDHKVERAVHVSSTAVYGIPDHHPLLESDRLYGVGPYGEAKVAAEDVCLEFRRKGMCVPIIRPKSFIGPERLGVFALFYDWAKDGKGFPMIGSGKNRYQLLDVEDLCDAIYLCCTLDKARVNDVFNIGAKEFTTMKEDYQAVLDVAGFKKKIKPFPAAPMIWTLRFLELLRLSPLYKWVYETACEDSFVSIEKAETVLGYKPRFSNKDALIRNYKWYLDNLPKFQHTSGVSHRVPWKQGILSVAKWFF; encoded by the coding sequence ATGACCGCTGTCTCGACTCCCGCAACCGACCCATCCCCGCGCATCGGCGGGGTCTGGCCCGACGTGCCGCCGCAACGCTACATGATCACCGGCGGGGCCGGGTTTCTGGGCGTCAACCTGGTCCGCTACCTGCTGCAGCGCGGCCACCACGTGACCTCGCTCGACATCGCCCCCTTCGACTACACCGACTGCGCCGGACGGATCACCGAGGTCCGCGGCGATATTCGCGATCGCAAGGCGGTGGACCGGGCGACGGAGGGAGCGGATATCGTCATTCACTGCGCCGCCGCCCTGCCGCTGTACAAGAAACAGGACATCTACACCACCGACCTGGACGGCACGCGGAACGTCATGCAGTCGGCGCTGGATCACAAGGTCGAGCGGGCGGTACACGTCTCTTCGACGGCGGTGTACGGCATACCCGATCATCATCCGCTGCTGGAGAGCGACCGGCTTTACGGCGTCGGACCGTACGGCGAGGCGAAGGTGGCGGCGGAGGATGTGTGCCTGGAGTTCCGCAGGAAGGGCATGTGCGTGCCGATCATCCGGCCCAAGTCGTTCATCGGTCCGGAGCGGCTGGGTGTGTTCGCGCTGTTTTACGATTGGGCCAAGGACGGCAAGGGCTTCCCGATGATCGGCAGCGGGAAGAACCGCTATCAATTGCTGGATGTCGAGGATTTGTGCGACGCGATCTACCTGTGCTGCACGCTGGACAAGGCCCGCGTGAACGACGTCTTCAACATCGGCGCGAAGGAATTCACGACGATGAAAGAGGACTACCAGGCGGTGCTGGACGTGGCCGGATTCAAAAAGAAGATCAAGCCGTTTCCGGCGGCGCCGATGATCTGGACGCTGCGCTTTCTGGAGCTGCTGCGGCTCAGCCCGCTTTACAAGTGGGTGTACGAGACGGCCTGTGAAGACTCGTTCGTGTCGATCGAAAAGGCCGAGACGGTGCTGGGGTACAAGCCGCGATTCTCAAATAAAGACGCGCTGATCCGCAACTACAAGTGGTATCTGGACAACCTGCCGAAGTTCCAGCACACCAGCGGCGTGTCGCACCGCGTGCCGTGGAAGCAGGGGATTCTGTCGGTCGCGAAGTGGTTTTTCTGA
- the rny_1 gene encoding Ribonuclease Y, giving the protein MAGRPVAARGGFNGLFWGMISFVIVSVLSLAGLIMTLTKVKDAEDAARVANTALAKAGTAPAYFSSEAAARNSRVFDVVADHQKRISQLVAGVPDLYAPQLQKQAADAVAATSAAAAGVVAPTDPLLTVLQRMDEKMAELTATAAAARAELQSVQADKQALTSQLKAVRDQFEAQTAELNKRLQQNEEEKVGAIAAKDEQLTELTASMDSTSQQLQQARRDTQTRERDCEFQVARLTKQVEDQLKQIRNLNPSPFEPGAILRKPDGKVLRAIPGSDIVYINLGAADKIKRGFGFEVFSATREVARSLRGKASIEVISVNDSTAECRVTRGTSGQPIIEGDSVVNIAFERNRKPKFVIRGDFDLDYDGDVDLNGVEAIATIVRQWGGQVAAELDESTDYVVIGLSPQVGAALDADGLSEVERDLNLRRELERTQFAELVKRASSMFIPVITQNQFLYLTGYSGDTTLVSR; this is encoded by the coding sequence ATGGCCGGCAGACCTGTTGCCGCCCGCGGCGGCTTCAACGGACTGTTCTGGGGCATGATCAGCTTCGTCATCGTCAGCGTCTTGTCGCTGGCCGGGCTGATTATGACCCTCACCAAGGTAAAAGACGCCGAGGACGCGGCGCGCGTCGCCAACACGGCCCTGGCCAAGGCGGGGACGGCCCCGGCCTACTTCTCGTCCGAAGCCGCGGCCCGCAACAGCCGTGTCTTTGACGTGGTCGCGGACCATCAGAAGCGCATCTCGCAACTGGTCGCCGGCGTGCCCGACCTCTACGCCCCTCAGCTTCAGAAGCAGGCGGCAGACGCGGTCGCGGCGACCAGCGCCGCCGCCGCAGGCGTCGTGGCCCCTACGGACCCGCTGCTGACGGTGCTCCAGCGGATGGACGAGAAGATGGCCGAACTGACGGCGACCGCCGCCGCCGCACGCGCCGAGCTGCAGTCCGTTCAGGCCGACAAGCAAGCCCTGACCAGCCAGCTCAAGGCGGTCCGCGACCAGTTCGAAGCGCAAACGGCCGAGTTGAACAAGCGCCTGCAGCAGAACGAAGAAGAGAAGGTCGGCGCGATCGCGGCCAAGGACGAGCAGCTCACCGAGCTGACGGCCAGCATGGACAGCACCAGCCAGCAGCTTCAGCAGGCGCGGCGCGACACGCAGACGCGCGAGCGCGACTGCGAGTTCCAGGTCGCGCGGCTGACCAAGCAGGTCGAGGACCAGCTCAAGCAAATTCGAAACCTCAACCCCAGCCCGTTCGAGCCGGGCGCGATTCTGCGCAAGCCGGACGGAAAGGTCCTGCGGGCGATTCCCGGCAGCGACATCGTGTACATCAACCTGGGCGCTGCGGACAAGATCAAGCGCGGCTTCGGGTTTGAGGTCTTTTCGGCGACGCGCGAGGTGGCCCGTTCGCTGCGCGGCAAGGCGTCGATCGAGGTGATCTCGGTCAATGACTCCACGGCGGAGTGCCGCGTGACGCGCGGCACCTCCGGCCAGCCCATCATCGAGGGCGATTCGGTCGTCAACATCGCCTTCGAGCGTAATCGCAAGCCGAAGTTCGTCATCCGCGGCGATTTCGACCTGGACTACGACGGCGACGTCGATCTCAACGGCGTCGAGGCGATCGCGACCATCGTCCGGCAGTGGGGCGGGCAGGTCGCCGCCGAACTCGATGAATCAACGGACTACGTGGTGATCGGCCTGTCGCCGCAGGTCGGCGCGGCCCTGGATGCCGATGGTCTCAGCGAAGTGGAGCGTGACTTGAACCTGCGGCGGGAACTGGAGCGAACGCAGTTCGCGGAGCTGGTGAAGCGGGCGTCCTCGATGTTCATCCCGGTGATCACGCAGAACCAGTTTCTCTACCTGACCGGCTACTCGGGCGACACGACGCTGGTCTCGCGCTAG
- the ndk gene encoding Nucleoside diphosphate kinase, producing the protein MERTLIIIKPDAMHRMLVGRLLTRFEEKGLRFAAMKLQQSPRAQVEKHYAVHKERPFYAALVDFMTSAPVIVAVLEGPGAIGVVRNILGATDGKQAAPGTIRGDYGIDKQYNLVHASDSPETARFEIELFFKPEELVSYQRAPDRWIVSN; encoded by the coding sequence ATGGAACGCACACTGATCATCATCAAGCCGGACGCCATGCACCGCATGCTGGTGGGCCGGCTCTTGACCCGTTTTGAGGAGAAGGGCCTGCGCTTCGCGGCGATGAAGCTTCAACAATCGCCCCGAGCGCAGGTCGAGAAGCACTATGCCGTCCACAAGGAGCGACCGTTCTATGCCGCCTTGGTGGACTTCATGACCAGCGCCCCGGTGATCGTCGCGGTTCTCGAAGGGCCGGGCGCCATCGGCGTCGTCCGGAACATCCTGGGGGCGACCGACGGCAAGCAGGCGGCGCCCGGCACGATCCGCGGCGATTACGGCATCGATAAGCAGTACAACCTGGTGCACGCCAGTGACAGCCCGGAGACGGCGAGGTTCGAGATTGAGCTGTTTTTCAAGCCTGAGGAACTGGTGAGCTATCAGCGCGCGCCCGACCGATGGATTGTGAGCAACTGA
- a CDS encoding TIR domain protein, with product MSGTHKSLFLSYSRADADEAWIRALDEALQAHDLALWRHSASIAAGDSIPDAISDALRRCDAVLVLLSEQYLKSPWAAFELGAALSQGKRIIPIVPDNIEPARWPAPLRIRQMTPMRTPVETAEAIARALRTDSRMMEAG from the coding sequence ATGAGCGGAACTCATAAATCGCTGTTTCTCTCATACTCGCGCGCGGATGCGGATGAGGCTTGGATTCGCGCGCTCGACGAAGCACTGCAGGCACACGATCTCGCTCTCTGGCGGCATTCCGCCTCGATTGCCGCGGGGGACTCCATCCCGGATGCGATCTCCGACGCCCTTCGACGATGTGACGCAGTGCTGGTCCTGTTGTCGGAGCAGTATCTGAAAAGTCCGTGGGCCGCGTTTGAACTTGGCGCCGCGCTCTCCCAGGGCAAGCGAATCATCCCGATCGTGCCCGACAACATCGAGCCCGCCCGCTGGCCGGCGCCGCTCCGAATTCGGCAGATGACTCCGATGCGAACGCCCGTGGAAACCGCGGAGGCCATTGCGCGAGCGCTCCGAACAGACTCCCGCATGATGGAGGCCGGATGA
- a CDS encoding acetyl-CoA acetyltransferase, producing MIKFGPQNLRIPKFERPVYVVAGGLTDYRKRYPEKNTCQLCTEALRMAVEENDLKLDPEEVRRSVNWCVYSQFADHFGDQLLAAAKVHDYLGFDPLGNIEVKTGGATGGSAVLAAAQAVASGYASCVPVVGWERMDEVSTKVGNSYIASAACKDFESELGWMYAAYYALMAQRYQYENNVPRDTLARIACKNHEYARHSPFAQNPGKYTVKEILENDIVSHPLSFLECCVMSVGAAVLLLCDEPTARRLTDKPVQLKAIAGGSHTLRTADRRHMPILLLPNETPETYADYFGAKRDAWPGFSSFLASRTAAYLAYHMAGIKDPLEDFDLLETHDAFTISDVQTYEDIGLRPYGRGREFIESGDAYFEGRLPTNLSGGLIGTMHAVGATGIFQIVELLWQLQGKYDKFHGDAALWRRYGKEKPTDWRSLQVHNAKRGCAISHAGTGSHVTCAILERV from the coding sequence ATGATCAAATTCGGACCCCAGAATCTGCGCATTCCGAAGTTCGAGCGCCCGGTCTATGTCGTCGCCGGCGGCCTGACCGACTATCGCAAGCGTTATCCCGAGAAAAACACCTGTCAGTTGTGCACCGAAGCGCTGCGCATGGCGGTCGAGGAAAACGACCTGAAGCTCGATCCCGAGGAAGTTCGCCGCAGCGTGAACTGGTGCGTCTACTCGCAGTTCGCGGATCACTTCGGCGATCAACTGCTGGCGGCCGCGAAGGTGCACGACTACCTCGGGTTTGACCCGCTCGGGAACATCGAGGTCAAAACGGGCGGCGCCACGGGCGGCTCGGCGGTGCTGGCCGCGGCGCAAGCGGTCGCCAGCGGCTACGCCTCGTGCGTTCCGGTGGTCGGCTGGGAGCGGATGGACGAGGTAAGCACGAAGGTGGGCAATTCGTACATCGCCAGCGCCGCGTGCAAGGACTTCGAGAGCGAGCTGGGCTGGATGTACGCCGCCTATTACGCGCTCATGGCGCAGCGCTACCAGTACGAAAACAACGTCCCGCGAGATACGCTGGCGCGGATTGCCTGCAAAAACCATGAGTACGCGCGACACTCGCCCTTCGCGCAGAACCCCGGCAAATACACGGTCAAGGAAATCCTGGAAAACGACATCGTCTCGCACCCGCTGTCGTTTCTCGAGTGCTGCGTAATGAGCGTCGGGGCCGCGGTCCTGCTGCTGTGCGACGAACCGACCGCCCGCCGCCTGACCGACAAGCCGGTGCAGCTCAAGGCCATCGCCGGCGGCTCGCACACGCTGCGGACGGCCGATCGGCGGCACATGCCGATTCTGCTATTGCCCAACGAGACGCCCGAGACGTACGCCGATTACTTCGGGGCGAAGCGCGACGCGTGGCCGGGCTTCAGCTCGTTTCTCGCGTCGCGGACGGCGGCTTACCTGGCTTACCACATGGCGGGAATCAAGGATCCGCTGGAGGACTTTGATCTGCTCGAGACGCACGATGCGTTCACGATCAGCGACGTGCAGACCTACGAGGACATCGGCCTGCGGCCCTACGGGCGCGGGCGCGAGTTCATCGAATCGGGCGACGCATACTTCGAAGGCCGGCTGCCCACCAACCTCTCCGGCGGGCTGATCGGCACGATGCACGCAGTCGGCGCAACCGGGATCTTTCAGATCGTCGAGCTGCTGTGGCAGTTGCAGGGAAAATACGACAAGTTCCACGGCGATGCGGCGCTGTGGCGGCGGTACGGCAAGGAGAAGCCGACCGATTGGCGGAGCCTTCAGGTTCACAACGCGAAGCGCGGCTGCGCGATCAGCCACGCCGGGACCGGAAGTCACGTGACGTGCGCGATACTGGAACGTGTGTAA
- the recO gene encoding DNA repair protein RecO has protein sequence MAIEQDQAVVIRLSEYSETSQIVALFTARLGHVRLIAKGARRSTKTRFSAGLDLLELGEAGFVLPRGEAGLGTLTAWTQCDAFSGLRRELSRLYGGLYVIELVWALTGEHDPHPELFDALVAALRGLAGDAPPLEAVVAFQRQLLTAVGLMPEFDRCVSCGRAAGGGFAYFSSAAGGLLCRDCEMHQHEKRRVSLSPRTTDAAALRTWFELLDYHARNVAGREFTAARQFVESVARANAENEPQRHRGTEKKGEV, from the coding sequence ATGGCGATCGAGCAGGACCAGGCCGTTGTCATCCGTCTTTCGGAATACTCCGAGACCTCGCAGATCGTCGCGCTCTTCACCGCCCGGCTCGGCCACGTGCGGCTGATCGCCAAGGGCGCCCGCCGCAGCACGAAGACGCGATTCTCGGCCGGGCTGGATCTGCTGGAACTGGGCGAGGCCGGGTTCGTGCTGCCGCGTGGCGAGGCGGGGCTGGGCACGCTGACCGCCTGGACGCAGTGCGACGCGTTCAGCGGCCTGCGGCGCGAGCTGTCGCGGCTGTACGGCGGGCTGTACGTGATCGAGCTGGTTTGGGCGCTTACGGGCGAGCACGATCCGCATCCGGAGCTTTTTGACGCGCTGGTCGCCGCCCTGCGCGGCCTGGCAGGCGACGCGCCGCCGCTTGAAGCGGTGGTCGCGTTCCAGCGACAACTGCTGACGGCGGTCGGGCTGATGCCGGAGTTCGATCGCTGCGTCTCTTGCGGCCGGGCGGCGGGCGGGGGGTTTGCCTATTTCAGCAGCGCCGCCGGCGGCCTGCTCTGCCGCGACTGCGAGATGCACCAGCACGAGAAACGCCGCGTGTCGCTCAGCCCGCGCACGACCGACGCCGCGGCGCTGCGAACGTGGTTCGAGCTGCTTGATTACCACGCGCGAAACGTGGCCGGGCGCGAATTCACCGCCGCCCGGCAGTTTGTGGAGAGCGTCGCCCGCGCGAATGCGGAAAACGAACCACAGAGGCACAGAGGCACCGAGAAGAAGGGAGAGGTGTGA
- the cysK_2 gene encoding Cysteine synthase: MDILQAIGHTSMVQLRRVVPPDCAEIFVKLEWENPTGSMKDRMALAVISRAEQSGRLAPGDTVVEYTGGSTGASLALVCAARGYRLRIVTSDAFSRDKLDQMSALGAELTLVPSEGGLTTRKLILDMIEAARRLAGEPHTYLVNQLENYDSIAGYEALGEEIWIQSEGRVDAFVHCVGTGASSRGVATVLKQRNPRVRIVAVEPAESAVLSGGAPGPHKIEGVGVGYAPPLWAPALIDEVLPISTADAKQMTRRLAREEALFAGTSSGANVLAALQVAKRLGRGARVVTLMVDSGLKYLSTDVYRRG; the protein is encoded by the coding sequence ATGGATATCCTCCAAGCCATCGGCCACACATCCATGGTTCAACTCCGCCGGGTGGTCCCGCCCGACTGCGCGGAGATCTTCGTCAAGCTCGAATGGGAGAATCCCACCGGAAGCATGAAGGACCGCATGGCCCTCGCCGTGATCTCCCGCGCGGAGCAGTCCGGCCGGTTGGCCCCCGGCGACACCGTCGTCGAGTACACCGGCGGCAGCACCGGCGCGTCCCTGGCGCTGGTCTGCGCGGCGCGCGGTTACCGCCTGCGGATCGTCACTTCCGATGCGTTCAGCCGCGACAAGCTCGATCAGATGTCCGCGCTGGGCGCCGAACTGACGCTCGTTCCCAGCGAGGGCGGGCTCACGACTCGCAAGCTCATCCTGGACATGATCGAGGCCGCCCGCCGCCTCGCGGGCGAGCCGCACACGTACCTGGTCAACCAGCTTGAGAACTACGACAGCATCGCGGGCTACGAAGCGCTGGGCGAAGAAATCTGGATCCAGTCGGAGGGACGGGTGGACGCCTTTGTGCACTGCGTCGGCACCGGAGCGTCCTCGCGCGGCGTCGCCACCGTGCTGAAACAGCGCAATCCGCGCGTCCGCATCGTCGCCGTGGAGCCGGCCGAGTCCGCGGTGCTGTCCGGCGGCGCGCCCGGCCCTCACAAGATCGAGGGAGTCGGGGTCGGCTATGCGCCCCCGCTCTGGGCGCCGGCCCTGATCGACGAAGTTCTCCCGATCAGCACCGCCGACGCCAAGCAGATGACGCGCCGCCTGGCGCGGGAAGAGGCGCTCTTTGCCGGCACCTCGTCGGGAGCGAACGTGCTCGCGGCGCTCCAGGTGGCGAAGCGACTGGGCCGCGGCGCCCGCGTCGTCACGCTGATGGTGGACTCCGGACTGAAATACCTGAGCACGGACGTGTACCGCCGTGGGTAG
- the fdx4 gene encoding Ferredoxin, 2Fe-2S has translation MPRFERHIFVCGNKRDAGHPRGCCTDKGSEAIREALKTELEKRGMKGRIRANHAGCLDQCEHGPTLVVYPDGVWYGFVKREDVAEIVEKHLIGGEPVQRLMLPDGCLNTPRCPHRGGAVSLGGVR, from the coding sequence ATGCCCAGATTCGAACGGCACATCTTCGTCTGCGGCAACAAGCGCGACGCCGGCCACCCGCGCGGCTGCTGCACGGACAAGGGCAGCGAGGCCATCCGCGAGGCGCTCAAAACCGAGTTGGAAAAGCGCGGCATGAAGGGCCGCATCCGCGCCAATCACGCCGGCTGCCTGGATCAATGCGAGCACGGCCCGACGCTGGTCGTGTACCCCGACGGCGTCTGGTACGGCTTTGTGAAGCGCGAGGACGTGGCCGAAATCGTCGAAAAGCACCTGATCGGCGGCGAGCCGGTGCAGCGGCTGATGCTCCCGGACGGATGTTTGAACACGCCGCGCTGCCCGCACCGCGGCGGCGCCGTTTCTCTGGGCGGCGTACGATGA
- the ald gene encoding Alanine dehydrogenase, with protein MIVGVPKEVKTDEYRVAVVPAGVEQLRRSGHTVLVEEGAGVGSGIPDEDYKALGAQIVPTAKEVWGQSDLICKVKEPLPQEYGLIRKDQILFTYLHFAASRELTDGVLKSGCVAIAYETIVDEQGRLPLLAPMSEVAGKMSIQEGAKFLEKPMMGRGILLGGVPGVEPANVMVLGGGIVGTAAAKVAAGLGAHVIVMDVDLYRLRYLDDIMPDNVVTVYSTAEAIRRHLSEADLVIGAVLIPGARCPMLIPRDYLTLMKHGAVIVDVGVDQGGCCETIKPTTHSNPTYLVDGVVHYGVANMPGAVGRTSTFALTNATIRYLLKIANLGWKKAAGSDRGLAEGINMLQGKVTNKPVAEAFNMKYEAAAL; from the coding sequence ATGATCGTCGGCGTCCCGAAGGAAGTGAAGACAGACGAGTATCGCGTTGCGGTGGTGCCGGCGGGCGTCGAGCAACTGCGGCGGTCCGGGCACACCGTGCTGGTCGAGGAAGGCGCCGGCGTCGGGTCGGGGATTCCGGACGAGGATTATAAGGCCCTCGGCGCGCAGATCGTGCCGACGGCCAAGGAAGTCTGGGGCCAGTCCGACCTGATCTGCAAGGTGAAGGAGCCGCTGCCGCAGGAGTATGGACTGATCCGCAAGGACCAGATTCTCTTCACCTATCTGCATTTCGCCGCCAGCCGCGAACTGACGGACGGCGTCTTGAAGTCGGGCTGCGTGGCGATTGCGTACGAGACGATCGTCGATGAGCAAGGGCGCTTGCCGCTGCTGGCGCCGATGAGCGAAGTGGCCGGGAAGATGAGCATTCAGGAGGGGGCCAAGTTCCTTGAAAAGCCGATGATGGGCCGCGGGATTCTGCTGGGCGGCGTGCCCGGCGTCGAACCGGCGAATGTGATGGTCCTGGGCGGCGGGATCGTGGGGACGGCGGCGGCGAAGGTGGCGGCGGGCTTGGGGGCGCACGTCATCGTCATGGACGTCGATCTCTATCGTCTGCGCTATCTCGACGACATCATGCCGGACAACGTCGTTACCGTATACAGCACGGCCGAGGCGATTCGGCGGCACCTCTCGGAGGCGGACCTGGTGATCGGGGCGGTGCTGATCCCCGGGGCGCGCTGCCCGATGCTGATTCCGCGCGACTATTTGACGCTGATGAAGCACGGCGCCGTGATCGTCGACGTCGGCGTGGACCAGGGCGGCTGCTGCGAGACGATCAAGCCGACGACGCACTCGAACCCGACGTATCTCGTGGATGGCGTCGTCCATTACGGCGTCGCGAACATGCCCGGCGCGGTCGGCCGTACGAGCACGTTCGCCCTGACGAACGCGACCATTCGCTACCTGCTGAAGATCGCCAACCTGGGCTGGAAAAAGGCGGCGGGGAGCGACCGCGGGCTGGCTGAGGGCATCAACATGCTGCAGGGGAAGGTGACGAACAAGCCGGTGGCGGAAGCGTTCAACATGAAGTACGAGGCGGCGGCGCTGTAG